CGCCAACCCATGTTATCGCTGGACCAAGGAGTGCATTGCAGATGATTACGAAGTGCCTGCTTGGCGATAATCAGTGTGAGGTAGCCAGTTCTGATTCGTATTGTGCTCCTTCAACCACTCACCCCACCCTCTCCAGCAGACTCACTACCCCGCTTCGAGACACCCTGCCCACTTTTTGGAACATGACGTCTTTCCGTAAGGAATGACATTCAACACCCTGGCACTCTGCCAAAACTCTGCCCGACCTTCCGAATTATGCCTTTATCGCCTAATTTATCCGCCGACTCGAAACGCTGCAGATATATTTCACCAGCGCTTTTGTTTTATTTACACCGTGTTACAGATTCCCCATTTTCCCACCTCAAACATGTTCCCAAGCTGGACGTCGTGGTTCGAGTCCCGTCGCCCGCTCCAGAATATACCCTCCCCCGGTGGACAAACCTCCGGGGGAATATTCCTCCAAACACCTCGCCAATTCTTGCCTATTTTTGCCCAAAAACATACCGAACAGCAGCAAACCTGGCAAATACGACAACCGGGCCTGCCGGGCGCAGATGCGTCAGCCATATGCTTCTGCGCTGAATTTTAAACAGATGCGACATCGAGAGAAATTGCACTGGCCTTGCCGAACTGTCAAGTATTTCTTGACAGTTGCCTCGGGAGTGAGTTCCCGCTCTTCGTAAATATTCTGAATATGAAAACTTACATTCTGTTTGGTAGTCTGGTACAATTCAGCCATCGCAAGCTGAGTCAGCCAGACGGTCTCCCCTTCCATACGAACCTGAATCCGGTTTTGCCCATCCTCGGTCCGGTAAATGACTATTTCCCCTTGAGGCTTTTCCGTCAAGGTTTGGCTCATCTGGTCATCTCCGTGAGCAGGTTCACTGTTTGTTTTCCGATATTCCGCGGGCCGGACTCGATCTCATCCAATGGACGCAGCAGCACAAAGTTAATACACAGCCGGTCACATTTGAAGTCAGCTCTGCCTGGGCAGCAGGAACCATTCCGACGGCCGATGCTCCTGCGGCGGCTCCTTTTTCCGGCTTCCGTCCTGATAATGGCGGTCCAGAAAACTGTCCAGGTCCACCCGTCGAACTTTCCGGAACCGATAGCTCCCGCTGGTTGGAAGCTCCTCGAAAGGGAGCCGTCCGCTTTCCAGCCAGCTACAGATCGTCCCCCGGCTGACCGCTGCATAACGCGCCGCTTCACTGATCGAAAAGGCTCTCTTGTCCTTGAGATTGGCCATCGTTTCTCCCTCACCTCTTGGTCGCCCTGGCCGCCGGTTTTACCACCCTTCCTGATTTCCCTTCAGCCGATATTCGCCGCCTGCTCCGACGGTCGATTTTACTGTGGCGTTCGGGATCAGG
This region of bacterium genomic DNA includes:
- a CDS encoding helix-turn-helix domain-containing protein; this translates as MANLKDKRAFSISEAARYAAVSRGTICSWLESGRLPFEELPTSGSYRFRKVRRVDLDSFLDRHYQDGSRKKEPPQEHRPSEWFLLPRQS